The following are from one region of the Paenibacillus sp. JZ16 genome:
- a CDS encoding FecCD family ABC transporter permease, which translates to METITNTMHGRKDKKRKIFTLSVLAALIVLIFLISMNTGVIRLSPLEVIKTLFGGGTDKQELVLFEFRLPRIVISLLIGAGLAISGCVMQGISRNELADPGILGINAGAGLMVMLFISFFPSTTAAPVYLLPVLALIGASLTAALICVLAYKKNQGFKPTGLLLTGIAVAAGISAAMIVLTLRLSPEKYQFVATWLAGSIWGSSWKYVLALLPWILVLLPFVMYKAQVMNVLNLGEPMATGLGASVTREQLKLLAAAVGLAASCVAVSGGIGFVGLIAPHLSRRLVGAKHQLLLPVTALVGALLVITADTLGRWIIQPSEIPTGIVVAVIGAPYFLYLLSRSRA; encoded by the coding sequence ATGGAGACCATCACGAATACCATGCATGGGCGAAAAGACAAGAAGCGCAAAATTTTCACCCTGTCTGTGCTGGCTGCCCTGATCGTTCTAATATTCCTAATCAGTATGAACACGGGGGTCATTCGTTTGTCGCCGCTTGAGGTCATAAAAACACTGTTTGGCGGCGGGACGGATAAGCAGGAGCTGGTGCTGTTCGAATTCCGCTTGCCGCGTATCGTCATCTCGCTGCTGATTGGGGCAGGCTTAGCGATATCGGGATGTGTGATGCAGGGAATATCCCGTAATGAGCTGGCGGATCCGGGTATCTTGGGGATTAATGCAGGTGCAGGGTTGATGGTGATGCTGTTCATTTCATTTTTTCCAAGTACGACGGCGGCTCCTGTCTATCTATTGCCGGTGCTTGCATTGATTGGGGCAAGTTTAACCGCTGCATTAATATGCGTGCTGGCCTATAAGAAGAATCAGGGCTTTAAGCCGACGGGGCTGCTCTTAACAGGGATTGCCGTTGCGGCTGGCATCAGTGCGGCAATGATTGTGCTAACGCTGCGCTTGAGTCCTGAAAAATATCAGTTTGTTGCCACTTGGCTGGCGGGCAGCATTTGGGGTTCGAGTTGGAAGTATGTATTGGCATTGCTCCCATGGATCCTTGTGCTTCTGCCCTTCGTCATGTATAAAGCGCAGGTGATGAACGTTCTCAATCTTGGAGAACCGATGGCGACCGGACTCGGTGCTTCTGTCACGAGGGAGCAGCTGAAGCTGTTGGCAGCGGCGGTTGGCTTGGCAGCCTCGTGCGTTGCGGTAAGCGGCGGAATTGGATTTGTCGGACTTATCGCACCCCACCTGTCCAGACGCTTGGTCGGTGCGAAGCATCAGCTGCTGCTGCCGGTAACGGCACTGGTTGGTGCACTGCTGGTTATCACAGCCGATACCCTTGGACGTTGGATCATCCAACCATCTGAGATTCCGACGGGGATCGTGGTTGCGGTGATCGGTGCTCCTTATTTCCTGTACCTGTTATCCAGATCGAGGGCATAA
- a CDS encoding FecCD family ABC transporter permease — protein MSANTSNPSLTNSKIHVTLKGRPWAATLILTGGVAALVLGIALSISLGAADIDLRNVWEAVFFFNPDVTEHQIIQELRLPRVLGGAMVGACFAVSGAIMQGMTRNPLADSGLLGLNAGAGFAIALCFSFFPGLPYMYLILFSFLGAGLGAVLVYGVSSMAKGGLTPVRLVLAGAALSALLSALSEGIALYFQVGQDMAFWYAGGTAGIKWVHLKIMLPWIVAAILGAIALSRSITMLSLGDEIARGLGQRTGLVKLAGTVIVLVLAGAAVSVVGAVGFVGLMIPHVTRKLVGVDYRLIIPCSAVLGSLLVVIADLAARMVNPPYETPVGAIIALIGVPFFLYLARKERREL, from the coding sequence ATGTCAGCAAACACGTCCAATCCAAGTCTTACAAATTCCAAGATCCACGTTACACTCAAGGGGCGACCATGGGCTGCGACCCTGATTCTTACGGGCGGCGTTGCAGCGCTGGTGCTTGGCATAGCTTTATCGATATCGCTCGGAGCGGCCGATATTGATCTGCGAAATGTTTGGGAAGCGGTGTTCTTCTTTAATCCCGACGTGACGGAGCATCAGATCATACAGGAACTGCGCTTGCCGAGAGTCCTCGGCGGGGCGATGGTGGGCGCCTGCTTTGCCGTATCCGGCGCGATCATGCAGGGGATGACCCGCAATCCGCTCGCTGATTCCGGTTTGCTCGGATTAAATGCGGGAGCGGGTTTTGCCATTGCCCTCTGTTTTTCCTTTTTTCCGGGGCTGCCTTATATGTACCTGATTCTGTTCTCATTCCTTGGAGCAGGATTAGGAGCGGTTCTCGTGTATGGGGTCAGTTCCATGGCAAAAGGAGGCCTAACGCCGGTACGTCTCGTTCTTGCGGGTGCTGCCCTTAGTGCTTTGTTAAGTGCGCTTAGCGAAGGGATTGCATTGTATTTTCAGGTCGGACAGGACATGGCGTTCTGGTATGCCGGCGGAACCGCGGGGATTAAGTGGGTCCACCTGAAGATTATGCTGCCGTGGATCGTCGCTGCTATATTGGGAGCTATTGCATTGTCACGCTCTATTACCATGCTCAGCCTCGGCGATGAGATCGCCCGCGGGCTCGGGCAGCGAACGGGTCTCGTCAAGCTGGCCGGAACGGTGATCGTGCTGGTGCTGGCAGGGGCTGCCGTCTCGGTTGTCGGTGCGGTAGGCTTTGTCGGTCTCATGATTCCGCACGTCACCCGCAAGCTGGTTGGTGTGGATTACCGCCTCATCATTCCTTGCTCGGCCGTTCTTGGGAGCTTGCTGGTCGTCATTGCCGACTTAGCAGCAAGAATGGTGAACCCTCCTTACGAGACACCGGTGGGCGCGATCATCGCACTGATCGGGGTGCCCTTCTTCCTCTACTTGGCACGCAAAGAAAGGAGGGAGCTGTAA